From Nicotiana tabacum cultivar K326 chromosome 20, ASM71507v2, whole genome shotgun sequence, one genomic window encodes:
- the LOC107814421 gene encoding uncharacterized protein LOC107814421, which translates to MADQQAQAATLRNLEHHVGQLARAQNTRPVGALPSDTDPNPKAQVNVVTLRNGRALEKVPKKKKNIAHPQGELVPKPIEGNEKDDKELELVIGNRPPPPFSQRLQKQKDDAKYKKFLDILSQVSVNLPLVEILQEVPKYARKQEVGRALRYLGASINLMSSSLFKQLGLGVLRPTTITLQLADRSLVIPEGIIEDVLVRVGKFILPADLIIFYYEADEEVPIILGRPFLATGGAVIDVRAGKLKMRVDDEEVTFNVYKALKLPKHYEDLCMITMVELKGIEQSQYVNYSDPDGRTELEEVVFPAERVKMIEKRARDERGDLPRVCKKARLHGRKKKRKRPA; encoded by the exons ATGGCTGATCAGCAGGCACAAGCCGCAACACTGAGAAATTTGGAGCACCATGTGGGCCAACTTGCCAGAGCCCAAAATACCAGACCAGTAGGGGCTCTTCCGAGTGATACTGATCCCAATCCTAAAGCTCAAGTCAATGTGGTTACCTTGAGAAATGGAAGAGCATTAGAAAAAGttccaaagaaaaagaagaatatagCTCATCCCCAAGGAGAATTAGTTCCCAAGCCAATTGAGGGGAATGAGAAAGATGATAAAGAACTCGAGCTAGTAATTGGGAATAGGCCACCACCTCCGTTTTCACAAAGACTGCAGAAGCAAAAAGATGATGCTAAGTATAAGAAATTCCTAGATATTTTGAGCCAAGTGAGTGTGAATTTGCCTTTGGTGGAAATTTTGCAGGAAGTGCCTAAGTATGCAAG AAAACAAGAAGTTGGTAGAGCCCTACGTTATTTAGGGGCTAGTATAAATTTGATGTCATCCTCTTTGTTCAAGCAACTCGGATTGGGGGTGCTTAGACCTACTACAATCACTTTACAGTTAGCAGATAGGTCACTAGTCATCCCAGAAGGAAttattgaggatgtgttagttcgagtgggaaagtttATTCTTCCTGctgatttaattattttttattacgaGGCAGATGAGGAAGTGCCCATTATTTTGGGGCGACCATTCTTAGCTACTGGTGGAGCAGTTATTGATGTGAGGGCAGGGAAGTTAAAAATGAGAGTTGACGATGAGGAGGTCACTTTTAATGTGTACAAGGCACTTAAGCTCCCTAAGCATTATGAGGACTTGTGCATGATTACTATGGTTGAATTGAAGGGAATAGAGCAGAGTCAGTATGTGAATTATAGTGATCCAGATGGGAGAACTGAGTTAGAGGAGGTGGTGTTTCCAGCTGAGCGTGTAAAGATGATTGAGAAAAGAGCTAGAGATGAAAGAGGAGACCTTCCGAGAGTGTGCAAAAAGGCTAGACTTCAtgggagaaagaagaagagaaagcgcCCAGCCTGA